CTCGTAGACCCGCCCGTCCGCGCCGAAGACGAGGAACCGGTCGAAGCCGCGGGCGAACCACCGGTCGTGGGTCACGGCGAGCACCGTGCCCTCGAACGCGGCCAGGCCGTCCTCCAACGCCTCCGCGGAGTGCAGGTCGAGGTTGTCGGTGGGCTCGTCCAGCAGCAGGCAGGTCGCCCCGCTCAGCTCCAGCAGCAGGATCTGGAAGCGCGCCTGCTGTCCACCGGAGAGCGAGTCGAACGTCTGCTCGGCCGACCTGGCCAGGCCGTAGCGGTCGAGGGCGCGGGCCGCCTCGTCGCGGGGCTTGCCCGCCCGGTGCTCGTCGCCGCGGTGCAGGACCTCCAGGAGCGTGCGGCCCATCAGCGCCGGGTGCTCATGCGTCTGCGCGAACCAGCCAGGCCGCACCCGCGAGCCCAGCCGCAGCCGGCCCGTGTGCGCGACCGGTGCCGGCTGCACGTCGCCGACCGGCTGGTGCTCCGGCTCGGGGTCGGTGCCGCCCGCGGCGACGAGCCGGAGGAAGTGCGACTTCCCCGACCCGTTGCTGCCCAGCACCGCGACCCGCTCGCCGTACCAGACCTCGAGGTCGAACGGCCGCATCAGGCCGGTCAGCTCGAGGCCCTCGGCGATCACGGCGCGCTTGGCGGTGCGACCGCCGGTGAGACGCATCCGCACGTTCTGCGTGAGCGGCAGCGCCTCGGGCGGCCCAGCCTCCTCGAACCGGCGCAGCCGGGTCCGCGCGGCCTGCAGCCGGGCGGCCATGTCGGAGTTGTAGGCCGCCTTCTGCTTGTACATCACCACGAGGGCCTTGAGCTTGGCGTGCTCCTCGTCCCAGCGGCGGCGCATCTCGTCGAGCTTCTCGAACCGGTCGGCCCGCGCCTGGTGGTAGGTCGAGAACCGGCCCGGGTGCACCCACAGCGTGGACCCGGCGGCCCCGGGCTCCAGGGTCGCGATGCGGGTGGCCACCCGGTCGAGCAGCTCGCGGTCGTGGCTGATGAACAGCACCGTCTTCGGCGACTCGACCAGCCGCTCCTCGAGCCAGCGCTTGGCCGGCACGTCGAGGTAGTTGTCCGGCTCGTCGAGCAGCAGCACCTCCTCCGGGCCGCGCAGCAGCGCCTCGAGCACCAGCCGCTTCTGCTCCCCGCCCGAGAGGGTGGTGACCTTGCGCCACTGGGCCTTCTCGAACGGCATACCGAGCGCGGCCACGGTGCACACGTCCCACAACGTCTCGTAGTCGTAGCCGCCGGCGTCGGCCCAGTCGACCAGCGCCTGTGCGTAGTCGAGCTGGTCCTGCTCGCTGTCGCGCTCCATCATGCGCAGCTCGGTGCGGTCGACCGCCGCGGCTGCACGGCGCACCGCCTCCGGCGCCACCGAGACGAGCAGGTCGCGCACGGTCGAGTCGTCGCGCACCTTGCCGACGAACTGGCGCATCACTCCGAGACCGCCCGAGCGCGTGACGGCGCCCTCGTGGGCAGCGACGTCCCCGGCCACGATGCGGCCGAGGGTGGTCTTGCCGGTGCCGTTGGGGCCGATCAGGGCGACCTTGGCGCCCTCGCCGACACGGAGGCTGACCTCGTTCAGCAGCGGCCTGCCGTCGGGAAGGGTGAAGCTGACTGCGTTGATGTCGACGTGGCCCACGAGGATCTAGTCTGCGGCACGCGCAGGTCGCGCTTCACCGGGTTTTCGGTATGCCGCGGCGTCGCCCATCGGCGCGACGGCGTGCACCCCTCGTGGCTAGGCTCGCGGTCGTGCCGGCACCGACCCCGTCCCACCGCGCGATGTGGGTCTGGGACGTCTCGACTCCCGCGCAGACCGTGCAGCTGGCGCAGGACGCCGGGGTCGGGCAGCTCTTCGTCGCGGTGCCGCCACGCCTGCCGAGCTCGCCGCTGCTGCCCCAGGTCCGCGAGATCGCCCACCGCGCTGCCGCCGCCGGCATCCGGGTCGACGCCCTCGGCGGCGACCCCGGCTGGGTCGACGACCCGGGCTCAGTGGTGAGCTCCTGGCTGAGGCCGGCGATGGGCACCGGCCTCTTCGCCGGGGTGCACGTCGACGTCGAGCCCTGGAGGACGAGCGCGTGGCAGACCGACCGCCCGGGCGTGGTCAAGCGCTACCTCGGCACGCTGGAGACGATCGTCGCGGCGGCCGCCCCGGCCCCGGTCGAGGCCGACGTGCCGTTCTGGTTCCACGAGGTGCCCGCGTCAGGCTCGACCCTCGACCGCGAGACCCTGTTCCGCGTCGCGGGGGTCTCGGTGATGGCCTACCGCGACACGGCCGCCGGTGAGGACGGCACCATCGCCCTCTCCACCCCGGCCGTCACCGCCGCGACCGAGCTGGGCAAGGGTGCCCGGGTCGGCCAGGAGACCAACGACCTCGGTGACCACCCGGCCGCCGCGAAGCAGACCTTCCACGGCCAGAGCCGCACCGAGCTCGAGCGGCAGCTCGCGCAGGTCGGCGCGGCGTTCGCCGGTCGGTCCGGCTACGCCGGCATCGCGATCCACGACTCCGCCGGCTACGCCGCACTGGCGCTTCAGCAGTCGTAGGAGCTACTCCGAGAGGACCCGCACCGCGCGTGCCTGCTCGGCCCGGGTGGCGAGCTCGTCGTCCGGCGGGTAGACGACCTCCTCCAGCGACAGCCCGTGCGCCGGCATGACCGCCACCGAGGGGTCGCGCCGGCGGGCCACCAGCACCTGCGCCGGCCACTCGACAGCGCGACGGCCCTCCCCCACCGGGACGACGGCGCCCACGAGCGCGCGCACCATGGAGTGGCAGAAGGCGTCGGCCTCGACCGTGCCGGCGACCGTGCCGTCCGGCAGCCGCGCCCACGAGTAGGTCAGCAGGGTGCGCACGGTCGTGGCGCCTTCCCGCTTCTTGCAGAAGGCGGCGAAGTCGGCGAGTCCGAGCAGGGTGCGCGCCGCGGCGTCCATCGACTCCACGTCCAGCAGGTGCTTGACCACGACCGTGTCGCGCCGCCGCAGCGGGTCGAGCGAGGTGGGGTCGTCGCACAGACGGTAGAGGTAGCGCCGCCGCACCGCGGAGAAGCGGGCGTCGAATCCCTGCGGTGCGACCCTGACCCGCCGCACCACCACGTCCGGCGGCAGGATGCCGTTGAGCCGCGTCACCGCGGCCGCCTCGGGCGTGCGGTCTGAGCGACCGGGCACCGCAGCCCAGGCGGCCGGGTCGACGTCGGCGTGGACCACCTGCCCACGGGCGTGCACCCCTGCGTCGGTGCGACCGGCCACGGTGAGCCGCACCGGCTCTGGCGCACGCAGCAGGGTCGTCACCGCCCCGGTGAGCTCCCCCTCGACCGTGCGCCGTCCGGGCTGGGCGGCCCAGCCCGAGAAGTCGGTGCCGTCGTAGGCGAGGTCGAGCCGCACCCGCAGCGACGCGCCCCCCGCACCCTCGCCCACGCCTGCCTGCTCCACGTCGCCAACCCTATGACCCCGCCCGCCGGCAACGCGGCACACACCCGGCCCCGCGGCATACCCGGTGAAAGATTCGCCCAAGCTTGCCCAGCAGGGCGAACCTTCGCCCCGGAACGAAAGGTTGGGCGAACCTTGCCGAGCGGACACCGCGGCACACCTGGGGTCACACGCGCGCCGCCCCGCCACGGCGAAGGCCGCCCGCCCCCGGAGGGGACGAGCGGCCTTCGTCATGCTGGCCTGTCAGACCGAAGTGGTCAGGAGCCGGCCTTGGTGAAGCCGGCGGCCTCAGCGGCCTCGGCGGACTGGAACCAGACCTCGGCAACCGTCTGCTCGAACCACTGGCCGTCGGGCTCGTGGTACTTCATCGAGTTCATGTTGCCCTTGACGGTGTAGGCCTCGTCGGGGGACGAGCCGTCCTCGTTCGCGGCAACCGCGCCCTCGGGGATCTCGACGGCCGCAGTCTCGGTCTGCTCGACCTCGACCTCGACGACCTCCTCGTCCTTGGCCGGCTTGTCCGCCTTCTTGGCGTCCTTGGCGGCGCGCTTGGTGGCGGCCTCGGCCTCCTTGACGGTGGCCTTCTTGGCGAGGGGCTCGCGGACGAGCTCGATCACGGCCATGGGGGCGTTGTCGCCCTTGCGCGCACCGATCTTGGTGATGCGCGTGTAGCCGCCGGGACGCTCGGCCATGTCGGGCGCGATCTCGGTGAAGAGACGGTGCACGACACCCTTGTCGCGGACAACGGTCATGACCCGACGACGGGCGTGCAGGTCACCGCGCTTGGCGAAGGTGACCAGACGCTCGGCGAGCGGGCGCAGCCGCTTGGCCTTGGCCTCGGTGGTGGTGATCGAGTCGTTCTCGAACAGCGAGGTGGCCAGGTTGGCCAGGATCAGCCGCTCGTGAGCCGGACCGCCGCCGAGACGGGGACCCTTGGTGGGGGTGGGCATGGTTCAGGTTCTCCTTGGATGGGGACCGACAGGGTCGGTCAGAGCTGCTCGTCCTCGGCGAACGACTGGTCGTCGTCGGCCGTCTCGTCGTAGTCGTCGCCGTAGGAGTCAGCGATCGCGCTCGGGTCGAACCCGGGCGGGCTGTCCTTGAGCGCCAGGCCCATGCCGACCAGCTTCGCCTTGACCTCGTCGATCGACTTCGCACCGAAGTTGCGGATGTCGAGCAGGTCGGCCTCGCTGCGGCTGACGAGCTCACCCACGGTGTGGATGCCCTCGCGCTTGAGGCAGTTGTACGAGCGGACGGTCAGGTCGAGGTCCTCGATCGGCAGCGCCAGGTCGGCGGCCAGGGCCGCGTCGGTCGGCGACGGGCCCATGTCGATGCCCTCGGCCTCGACGTTGAGCTCGCGGGCCAGGCCGAACAGCTCGACCAGGGTCTTGCCGGCGGAGGCCATCGCGTCGCGCGGGGCCATCGAGTTCTTCGTCTCGACGTCGACGATCAGCTTGTCGAAGTCGGTGCGCTGCTCGACACGGGTCGCCTCGACCTTGTAGGTCACGGCCAGGACCGGGCTGTAGATGGAGTCCACCGGGATGCGGCCGATCTCCTGGTCGCCGGACTTGTTCTGCGCGGCGGAGACGTAGCCGCGACCGCGCTCGACGGTCAGCTCCATCTCGACCTTGCCCTTGCCGTTCAGCGTGGCGATGTGCAGGTCGGGGTTGTGCACCTCGACACCCGCGGGCGGGGCGATGTCGGCGGCGGTGACGACGCCGGGGCCCTGCTTGCGCAGGTACATCACGACCGGCTCGTCGTGCTCGGAGGAGACGACCAGGCCCTTGATGTTGAGGATGATCTCGGTGACGTCCTCCTTGACCCCGGGGATCGTGGAGAACTCGTGCAGCACGCCGTCGACGCGGATGCTGGTCACCGACGCACCCGGGATGCTCGAGAGCAGGGTGCGGCGCAGGGAGTTGCCGAGCGTGTAGCCGAAGCCGGGCTCGAGGGGCTCGATGACGAAGCGGCTGCGGTTGTCCGCAACGACCTCTTCGCTGAGTGAGGGACGCTGTGCAATCAGCACGGTGATTCTTCCTTCCCACAGGCGACCGCTATTTGACGCCTTGTGAAAGTGCCGGTCCGACCGGCTGCCTGGCTGCCTCTGTCCGCAGACCAGACCAGTGGCGCTCGTATGCCGCGTGCGCACGGGGCGCACGCGGCATACGCGCGGGGTGGGTCAGCTCTTGGAGTAGAGCTCGACGATGAGCTGCTCGGTGAGGATCGTGTCGATCTGCTCACGGACGGGCAGCTGGTGGATGAGGATCTGCAGCGAGCCGGGGACGACCTGCATCCAGGCCGGGACGGGACGCTCACCGTAGGTCTGGCGGGCCAGCTCGAACGGGAAGGTCTCTACCGACTGCTTGCGGACGGTGATGATGTCGTACTGCTCGACGCGGTAGGACGGGACGTCCACGCGCACACCGTTGACCTCGAAGTGGCCGTGGGTCACGAGCTGGCGGGCCGCACGACGGGTGCGGGCCAGGCCGGCGCGGTAGACCACGTTGTCCAGGCGGGACTCGAGGATCTGGAGCAGGTTGTCACCGGTCTTGCCCGAGCGGCGCGAGGCCTCCTCGTAGTAACCGCGGAACTGCTTCTCCATGACGCCGTAGGTGAAGCGAGCCTTCTGCTTCTCCTGCAGCTGGGTGAGGTACTCCTTCTCCTGCATCCGGCGACGGCCGTGCTGGCCGGGCGGGAAGGGACGGAGCTCGAAGTTCTTGTCGCCGCCGACGAGGTCGACCTTGAGGCGACGCGACTTCTTGGTGATGGGTCCGGTGTAACGGGCCATGAGTTCTTATCTACCTTTCCCGTTAGTCAGACGCGACGGCGCTTGGGCGGACGGACACCGTTGTGCGGCGAGGGCGTGACGTCGCTGATCGCGCCGACCTCGAGGCCGGTGGCGGTCAGGGAGCGGATGGCGGTCTCACGACCGGAACCCGGGCCCTTGACGAAGACGTCGACCTTGCGCATGCCGTGCTCCATCGCGCGGCGAGCGGCAGCCTCGGCGGCCATCTGCGCGGCGAACGGGGTGGACTTGCGCGAGCCCTTGAAGCCGACCTGGCCGGCAGAGGCCCATGAGATCACGGCGCCGGTGGGGTCCGTGATCGAGATGATGGTGTTGTTGAACGTGCTCTTGATGTGAGCGTGCCCGTGGGCGACGTTCTTCTTCTCCTTGCGGCGCACCTTCTTGGCGCCAGCCGCAGTACGGCTCTTGGGGGGCATTACTTACCAACCTTCTTCTTGCCGGCCACCGTGCGCTTGGGGCCCTTGCGGGTGCGGGCGTTGGTCTTGGTGCGCTGGCCGCGCACCGGGAGACCGCGGCGGTGGCGCAGCCCCTCGTAGGAGCCGATCTCGACCTTGCGGCGGATGTCGGCCTGGATCTCGCGACGGAGGTCACCCTCCATCTTGACGTTCGCGTCGAGGTAGTCGCGGAGCTTCACGAGCTCCTCGTCCCCGAGGTCGCGCACGCGGGTGTTCGGGTCGACGCCCGTGGCCGCGAGGGCTTCCTTGGAGGTGGTGCGACCCACCCCGAAGATGTAGGTGAGAGCGACCTCGACGCGCTTCTCGCGCGGCAGGTCGACACCAACAAGACGTGCCATCTTGTTCAGATTCCTTTGATCACTCGGAGGTCTGGAGCAGTACCAGTCCGGATGTCGTCCCTCACTCTGGTGTGGAGGGATCCGGTCCCCGGCCTCCGAGCCGGGGGTGACGTCCTGGGCCGACTCGACGGTCGGGCCGACAGGGGCCGGGTACTGCGGTCATTCACTTGTGTCGCGCTTCTTCGAAGAGATGCGTCTCGTGCGGGGCTGGGAGCCCGGTGGCTGCTCAGCCCTGGCGCTGCTTGTGGCGCAGGTTCTCGCAGATCACCATGACCCGGCCGTGGCGGCGGATCACCTTGCACTTGTCGCAGATCTTCTTGACGCTCGGCTGAACCTTCATTGCCTCTGCTGTCTATGTCGATCTGGCACCACCGCCCCGGGCGGGGCGGCAGGTCTTGCTCGTCAGCGGTAGCGGAAGACGATGCGGCCGCGGGTCAGGTCATAGGGGCTGAGCTCAACGACCACCCGGTCCTCGGGGAGGATCCGGATGTAGTGCTGACGCATCTTGCCCGAGATGTGAGCGAGAACCTTGTGACCGTTGGTGAGCTCCACGCGGAACATCGCGTTCGGCAGAGCCTCGACGATCGTGCCCTCGATCTCGATGACACCGTCCTTCTTCGCCATATCCTCCACAATCCGTGACTCGGCCCACCCCAGGATGGGACAGGCTCATGTGCACGACACGCGCGCATACGCATGCCGACGCACCAGTCTAGGGGAGACAGCCGCACTACACGAAATCCGGCGGACTGCGCCAGATGCACGATGACCTCGGCGTGGCGACCCAGAAGACTGCCCGAAGGCGC
This Knoellia sp. p5-6-4 DNA region includes the following protein-coding sequences:
- a CDS encoding ATP-binding cassette domain-containing protein — its product is MGHVDINAVSFTLPDGRPLLNEVSLRVGEGAKVALIGPNGTGKTTLGRIVAGDVAAHEGAVTRSGGLGVMRQFVGKVRDDSTVRDLLVSVAPEAVRRAAAAVDRTELRMMERDSEQDQLDYAQALVDWADAGGYDYETLWDVCTVAALGMPFEKAQWRKVTTLSGGEQKRLVLEALLRGPEEVLLLDEPDNYLDVPAKRWLEERLVESPKTVLFISHDRELLDRVATRIATLEPGAAGSTLWVHPGRFSTYHQARADRFEKLDEMRRRWDEEHAKLKALVVMYKQKAAYNSDMAARLQAARTRLRRFEEAGPPEALPLTQNVRMRLTGGRTAKRAVIAEGLELTGLMRPFDLEVWYGERVAVLGSNGSGKSHFLRLVAAGGTDPEPEHQPVGDVQPAPVAHTGRLRLGSRVRPGWFAQTHEHPALMGRTLLEVLHRGDEHRAGKPRDEAARALDRYGLARSAEQTFDSLSGGQQARFQILLLELSGATCLLLDEPTDNLDLHSAEALEDGLAAFEGTVLAVTHDRWFARGFDRFLVFGADGRVYESDEPVWDEGRVERAR
- the truA gene encoding tRNA pseudouridine(38-40) synthase TruA; translation: MRVRLDLAYDGTDFSGWAAQPGRRTVEGELTGAVTTLLRAPEPVRLTVAGRTDAGVHARGQVVHADVDPAAWAAVPGRSDRTPEAAAVTRLNGILPPDVVVRRVRVAPQGFDARFSAVRRRYLYRLCDDPTSLDPLRRRDTVVVKHLLDVESMDAAARTLLGLADFAAFCKKREGATTVRTLLTYSWARLPDGTVAGTVEADAFCHSMVRALVGAVVPVGEGRRAVEWPAQVLVARRRDPSVAVMPAHGLSLEEVVYPPDDELATRAEQARAVRVLSE
- the rplQ gene encoding 50S ribosomal protein L17; translated protein: MPTPTKGPRLGGGPAHERLILANLATSLFENDSITTTEAKAKRLRPLAERLVTFAKRGDLHARRRVMTVVRDKGVVHRLFTEIAPDMAERPGGYTRITKIGARKGDNAPMAVIELVREPLAKKATVKEAEAATKRAAKDAKKADKPAKDEEVVEVEVEQTETAAVEIPEGAVAANEDGSSPDEAYTVKGNMNSMKYHEPDGQWFEQTVAEVWFQSAEAAEAAGFTKAGS
- a CDS encoding DNA-directed RNA polymerase subunit alpha; this encodes MLIAQRPSLSEEVVADNRSRFVIEPLEPGFGYTLGNSLRRTLLSSIPGASVTSIRVDGVLHEFSTIPGVKEDVTEIILNIKGLVVSSEHDEPVVMYLRKQGPGVVTAADIAPPAGVEVHNPDLHIATLNGKGKVEMELTVERGRGYVSAAQNKSGDQEIGRIPVDSIYSPVLAVTYKVEATRVEQRTDFDKLIVDVETKNSMAPRDAMASAGKTLVELFGLARELNVEAEGIDMGPSPTDAALAADLALPIEDLDLTVRSYNCLKREGIHTVGELVSRSEADLLDIRNFGAKSIDEVKAKLVGMGLALKDSPPGFDPSAIADSYGDDYDETADDDQSFAEDEQL
- the rpsD gene encoding 30S ribosomal protein S4; this encodes MARYTGPITKKSRRLKVDLVGGDKNFELRPFPPGQHGRRRMQEKEYLTQLQEKQKARFTYGVMEKQFRGYYEEASRRSGKTGDNLLQILESRLDNVVYRAGLARTRRAARQLVTHGHFEVNGVRVDVPSYRVEQYDIITVRKQSVETFPFELARQTYGERPVPAWMQVVPGSLQILIHQLPVREQIDTILTEQLIVELYSKS
- the rpsK gene encoding 30S ribosomal protein S11, whose protein sequence is MPPKSRTAAGAKKVRRKEKKNVAHGHAHIKSTFNNTIISITDPTGAVISWASAGQVGFKGSRKSTPFAAQMAAEAAARRAMEHGMRKVDVFVKGPGSGRETAIRSLTATGLEVGAISDVTPSPHNGVRPPKRRRV
- the rpsM gene encoding 30S ribosomal protein S13; translation: MARLVGVDLPREKRVEVALTYIFGVGRTTSKEALAATGVDPNTRVRDLGDEELVKLRDYLDANVKMEGDLRREIQADIRRKVEIGSYEGLRHRRGLPVRGQRTKTNARTRKGPKRTVAGKKKVGK
- the rpmJ gene encoding 50S ribosomal protein L36, translating into MKVQPSVKKICDKCKVIRRHGRVMVICENLRHKQRQG
- the infA gene encoding translation initiation factor IF-1, producing the protein MAKKDGVIEIEGTIVEALPNAMFRVELTNGHKVLAHISGKMRQHYIRILPEDRVVVELSPYDLTRGRIVFRYR